Proteins from one Mycobacterium sp. SMC-2 genomic window:
- a CDS encoding ABC transporter ATP-binding protein: MAEIVLDHVSKRYPDGATAVEDLSITIADGEFLILVGPSGCGKTTTLNMIAGLEDISSGELRIGGERVNEKAPKDRDIAMVFQSYALYPHMTVRQNIAFPLTLAKMKKADIAQKVEETAKTLDLTELLDRKPSQLSGGQRQRVAMGRAIVRRPKAFLMDEPLSNLDAKLRVQMRGEIARLQRRLGTTTVYVTHDQTEAMTLGDRVVVMHGGIAQQIGTPDELYEHPANLFVAGFIGSPAMNFFPATLTPIGLTLPFGEVMLKPEVQQVISQHQAPENVIVGVRPEHLHDAALIDGYQRIRALTFEVKVDLVESLGADKFVYFSTAGWAAHSAQLDELAAQADAHENQFVARVPAESKAAIGQSIELAFDTTKLAVFDAGSGANLTVAPSGAQ, encoded by the coding sequence ATGGCCGAGATTGTGCTGGACCATGTCAGCAAGCGCTACCCGGACGGCGCCACAGCGGTGGAAGACCTCAGCATCACCATCGCCGACGGCGAGTTCCTGATCCTGGTCGGGCCGTCGGGCTGCGGCAAGACGACGACGCTGAACATGATTGCCGGCCTTGAGGACATCTCGTCCGGGGAGCTGCGCATCGGCGGCGAGCGTGTGAACGAGAAGGCGCCCAAGGACCGCGACATCGCGATGGTCTTCCAGTCGTACGCGCTGTACCCCCACATGACCGTGCGACAGAACATCGCGTTTCCGCTCACACTGGCGAAAATGAAGAAGGCGGACATCGCCCAGAAGGTGGAGGAGACCGCCAAAACCCTTGACCTGACCGAACTGCTGGACCGTAAGCCATCCCAATTGTCGGGCGGGCAACGACAGCGGGTCGCGATGGGCCGGGCGATCGTGCGCCGCCCCAAGGCCTTCCTGATGGACGAACCGCTGTCCAACCTGGACGCCAAGCTACGCGTCCAGATGCGTGGCGAGATCGCCCGCCTGCAAAGGCGACTGGGCACCACCACCGTGTACGTCACCCACGACCAGACCGAGGCCATGACGCTCGGAGACCGGGTGGTGGTGATGCACGGCGGCATCGCGCAGCAGATCGGCACCCCGGACGAGCTCTACGAGCACCCGGCCAACCTGTTCGTCGCGGGGTTCATCGGCTCACCGGCGATGAACTTCTTCCCGGCCACGTTGACCCCCATCGGGCTGACGCTGCCTTTCGGGGAGGTGATGCTGAAACCAGAAGTCCAACAGGTGATCTCGCAGCATCAGGCGCCGGAGAACGTCATCGTCGGAGTCCGGCCCGAGCATCTCCACGACGCCGCGTTGATCGACGGGTACCAGCGCATCAGGGCGCTCACCTTCGAGGTGAAGGTCGACCTGGTCGAGTCGCTAGGCGCCGACAAGTTCGTGTACTTCTCCACCGCGGGGTGGGCGGCGCACTCCGCCCAGCTGGACGAGCTGGCCGCCCAGGCCGACGCGCACGAAAACCAGTTCGTGGCAAGGGTTCCCGCGGAATCCAAAGCGGCTATCGGGCAGTCGATCGAGTTGGCGTTCGATACCACCAAGCTTGCCGTCTTCGACGCCGGCTCCGGAGCCAACCTGACCGTTGCGCCGTCTGGGGCGCAGTGA
- a CDS encoding carbohydrate ABC transporter permease yields MAGKRGGARRAAAWAIIDTVVVVYALVPVLWILSLSLKPTSMVKDGKLIPSSVSFENYRGIFRGDLFGSALVNSIGIGLITTAIAVVLGAMAAYAIARLSFPGKRVLIGATLLVAMFPAISLVTPLFNIERFVGLFDTWPGLILPYITFALPLAIYTLSAFFREVPWDLEKAAKVDGATPAQAFRKVIVPLAAPGVVTTAILVFIFAWNDLMLALSLTATKAAITAPVAIANFGGSSQFEEPTGSIAAGAIVITVPIIGFVLIFQRRIIAGLTSGAVKG; encoded by the coding sequence ATGGCCGGTAAGCGGGGAGGCGCCCGGCGCGCGGCGGCGTGGGCCATCATCGACACCGTGGTGGTGGTTTACGCGCTTGTCCCGGTGCTGTGGATCCTCAGCCTCTCGCTGAAACCCACGTCAATGGTCAAGGACGGCAAGCTGATTCCGTCGTCGGTGTCCTTCGAGAACTACCGCGGCATCTTCCGGGGGGACCTGTTCGGTTCGGCGCTGGTGAACTCGATCGGAATCGGGTTGATCACGACCGCGATCGCGGTGGTGCTCGGCGCGATGGCGGCCTATGCGATCGCCCGGCTGAGCTTCCCCGGCAAGCGGGTGCTGATCGGGGCCACCTTGCTGGTCGCCATGTTCCCCGCCATCTCGCTGGTCACCCCGCTGTTCAACATCGAACGCTTCGTCGGGCTGTTCGACACCTGGCCGGGCCTGATCCTGCCTTACATCACGTTCGCTCTGCCGCTTGCCATCTACACGCTGTCGGCGTTTTTCCGCGAGGTCCCGTGGGACCTGGAGAAGGCGGCCAAAGTCGACGGTGCCACACCGGCCCAGGCTTTCCGCAAGGTGATCGTCCCGCTGGCCGCGCCCGGAGTGGTGACCACGGCCATCCTGGTGTTCATCTTCGCCTGGAACGACCTGATGCTGGCGCTGTCGCTGACCGCCACGAAGGCGGCGATCACCGCACCGGTGGCAATCGCAAACTTCGGTGGCAGTTCGCAATTCGAGGAGCCCACCGGGTCAATCGCGGCCGGTGCCATCGTGATCACGGTCCCGATCATCGGTTTTGTTCTAATCTTTCAACGACGAATCATCGCCGGGTTGACCTCTGGCGCGGTGAAGGGATAG
- a CDS encoding carbohydrate ABC transporter permease has translation MTAPAVELERTAVAPRTRNRLSEWRLAFVLVAPSAILMLAVTAYPIGYAVWLSLQRNNLATPGDTAFVGLSNYQTILTDRYWWTALAVTVGIAVVSVSLEFVLGLALALVMHRTLVGRGLVRTAILIPYGIVTVVASYSWYYAWTPGTGYLANLLPHGSPLTQAPLTQQIPSLGIVVLAEVWKTTPFMSLLLLAGLALVPEDLLKAAQVDGAGPWRRLMRITLPIIKPAVMVALLFRTLDAFRIFDNIYVLTDGANNTDSVSILGYNNLFKGFNVGLGSAISVLIFVCAGIIALVYIKAFGVAAPGGDVDGR, from the coding sequence GTGACGGCGCCGGCTGTCGAGCTCGAAAGGACCGCCGTCGCGCCGCGTACCCGAAACCGGTTGTCGGAATGGCGACTTGCCTTCGTGCTCGTCGCGCCGTCGGCGATTCTCATGCTCGCGGTGACGGCCTACCCGATCGGCTACGCGGTGTGGCTGAGTCTGCAGCGCAACAACCTCGCGACCCCCGGCGACACCGCGTTCGTCGGGTTGAGCAACTACCAAACGATCCTGACCGACCGGTATTGGTGGACCGCGCTGGCCGTAACGGTGGGCATCGCAGTGGTTTCGGTGTCGCTCGAGTTCGTGTTGGGCCTGGCGCTGGCGTTGGTGATGCACCGCACCCTGGTCGGCAGGGGCCTGGTGCGCACCGCGATTCTCATCCCGTACGGCATCGTCACCGTGGTCGCGTCGTACAGCTGGTACTACGCGTGGACGCCGGGAACCGGCTATCTGGCCAACCTTTTGCCCCACGGCTCGCCTCTCACCCAAGCGCCCTTGACACAGCAGATCCCATCGCTGGGCATCGTCGTCCTCGCCGAGGTCTGGAAGACGACCCCGTTCATGTCGCTGCTGCTGCTGGCCGGGCTGGCGCTGGTGCCCGAGGACTTGCTCAAGGCCGCCCAGGTCGACGGCGCCGGCCCGTGGCGGCGGCTGATGCGCATCACCCTGCCCATCATCAAGCCGGCGGTCATGGTCGCGTTGCTGTTCCGGACGCTGGACGCCTTCCGCATCTTCGACAACATCTACGTGCTGACCGACGGCGCCAACAACACCGACTCGGTGTCAATCCTGGGCTACAACAACCTGTTCAAGGGGTTCAACGTCGGACTGGGCTCGGCCATCAGCGTGCTGATCTTCGTCTGTGCGGGCATCATCGCGCTGGTCTACATCAAGGCGTTCGGCGTGGCGGCGCCCGGTGGTGACGTCGATGGCCGGTAA